In Sphingomonas sp. SUN019, one genomic interval encodes:
- a CDS encoding ImuA family protein produces MSVSHPGVIQELRETLRAIEGDGHKRRETLPFGVSALDQRLASGGLRLDALHEIAAATPDPGDDASATLFMAGIAARAWGPVLWVVRRRDLFAPGLYQSGLSPERVIYAEAADDAELLALMEEGLRHRGLGAVIGEAKRAATASTRRLQLAAEGGRTIALLMKRHAREGADPFGVPSAAITRWRVASAPSSPLPVEGIGRARWALNLVRQRGGDPFELTLEAADETGRLALPAALVDRSRAAGRATPRAAA; encoded by the coding sequence GTGTCAGTGTCCCACCCCGGCGTCATACAGGAACTTCGCGAGACGCTGCGCGCCATCGAGGGCGACGGACACAAGCGTCGCGAGACGCTGCCGTTCGGGGTTTCCGCGCTCGACCAGCGGCTCGCCAGCGGCGGCCTCAGGCTCGATGCGCTGCACGAGATCGCCGCCGCCACCCCCGATCCCGGCGACGATGCGTCGGCTACGTTGTTCATGGCCGGGATCGCGGCGCGCGCCTGGGGACCAGTATTGTGGGTCGTGCGCCGCCGCGACCTGTTCGCGCCCGGCCTCTATCAATCGGGCCTGTCGCCCGAACGCGTGATCTATGCCGAGGCGGCCGACGATGCCGAGCTGCTGGCGTTGATGGAAGAAGGCCTGCGCCACCGTGGCCTCGGCGCGGTAATCGGCGAGGCGAAGCGCGCCGCGACCGCCTCCACCCGCCGCCTGCAGCTCGCCGCGGAGGGCGGCCGCACGATCGCTTTGCTGATGAAACGCCATGCGCGTGAAGGCGCCGACCCGTTCGGCGTGCCGTCGGCCGCGATCACCCGCTGGCGCGTCGCGTCGGCCCCGTCGTCGCCGCTCCCCGTCGAGGGCATCGGCCGCGCGCGCTGGGCCTTGAACCTCGTCCGCCAGCGCGGCGGCGATCCCTTCGAACTCACGCTGGAGGCTGCCGATGAAACGGGTCGCCTCGCTCTACCTGCCGCACTGGTCGATCGATCGCGTGCTGCGGGCCGGGCGACGCCACGCGCCGCCGCCTGA
- a CDS encoding cold-shock protein gives MATGTVKFFNADKGYGFISPDGGGNDAFVHISAVERAGMITLSENQRLTYELEEDRRGKMAAVNLSAAD, from the coding sequence ATGGCTACCGGCACCGTCAAGTTTTTCAACGCCGACAAGGGCTATGGCTTCATCTCGCCGGATGGCGGCGGGAACGACGCGTTCGTGCACATCAGCGCTGTAGAGCGTGCGGGCATGATCACGCTGAGCGAGAACCAGCGCCTGACCTACGAACTCGAAGAAGATCGTCGCGGCAAGATGGCTGCGGTGAATCTCTCGGCGGCTGACTAA
- a CDS encoding lmo0937 family membrane protein has protein sequence MLWTVVVILLVLWLLGFGLHVAGGLIHILLVIALIVGLYQLFTGRRGV, from the coding sequence ATGTTGTGGACCGTCGTCGTCATCCTGCTCGTCCTGTGGCTGCTCGGCTTCGGCCTTCACGTCGCTGGCGGTTTGATCCACATCCTGCTCGTGATCGCGCTAATCGTCGGCCTGTACCAACTGTTCACCGGCCGCCGCGGGGTCTGA
- a CDS encoding alpha-ketoacid dehydrogenase subunit beta, which yields MNMIQAINSAMDVVMARDPDVIVMGEDVGYFGGVFRATAGLQAKYGKRRVFDTPITECGIIGVAVGMGAYGLRPVPEIQFADYIYPALDQLVSEAARLRYRSAGEFTSPITVRSPFGGGIFGGQTHSQSPEGIFTHISGVKTVIPATPYDAKGLLIAAIEDNDPTIFFEPKRIYNGPFDGYWDKPTQNWSQHPAGEVPTGYYKIELGKAKVVRAGEALTILAYGTMVHVCLAVIAEAGVDAEVIDLRTLVPLDIETIEASVKKTGRCMIVHEATRTSGFGSELSAIVQERCFYHLEAPIERVTGFDTPYPHSLEWAYFPGPVRIGEALKKILKD from the coding sequence ATGAACATGATCCAGGCGATCAATTCCGCGATGGACGTCGTCATGGCGCGCGATCCGGACGTGATCGTGATGGGCGAGGACGTCGGCTATTTCGGCGGCGTGTTCCGCGCGACCGCCGGGCTGCAGGCGAAATACGGCAAGCGGCGCGTGTTCGACACGCCGATCACCGAATGCGGCATCATCGGCGTCGCGGTCGGGATGGGGGCGTATGGCCTCAGGCCGGTGCCCGAAATCCAGTTTGCCGACTACATCTACCCGGCGCTCGACCAGCTTGTGTCGGAGGCGGCGCGGTTGCGGTATCGGTCCGCGGGGGAGTTCACGTCGCCGATCACGGTGCGTTCGCCGTTCGGGGGCGGCATCTTCGGCGGGCAGACGCACAGCCAGTCGCCCGAGGGCATCTTCACGCATATCTCGGGCGTGAAGACCGTCATTCCCGCGACGCCGTATGACGCGAAGGGGCTGCTGATCGCGGCGATCGAGGATAACGATCCGACGATCTTCTTCGAACCCAAGCGCATCTACAACGGGCCGTTCGATGGGTATTGGGACAAGCCGACGCAGAACTGGTCGCAGCACCCGGCCGGTGAGGTGCCGACCGGTTACTACAAGATCGAACTGGGCAAGGCGAAGGTGGTTCGCGCGGGCGAAGCGCTAACGATCCTGGCGTACGGGACGATGGTGCATGTCTGCCTGGCGGTGATCGCCGAGGCGGGCGTGGATGCCGAGGTCATCGACCTGCGCACGTTGGTGCCGCTCGACATCGAGACGATCGAGGCGTCGGTGAAGAAGACCGGGCGCTGCATGATCGTGCACGAGGCGACGCGGACGTCGGGCTTCGGATCGGAGCTGTCGGCGATCGTGCAAGAGCGGTGCTTCTATCACCTGGAGGCGCCGATCGAGCGCGTGACGGGCTTCGACACGCCGTATCCGCACAGCCTGGAATGGGCGTATTTTCCGGGGCCGGTGCGGATCGGCGAGGCGCTGAAAAAGATTCTGAAGGACTGA
- a CDS encoding dihydrolipoamide acetyltransferase family protein — translation MARFTFKLPDIGEGISEAEIVAWHVAVGDRVEEDQQIADMMTDKATVEMESPVSGTVVELAGEVGDQVSIGAALVVIETDAADVSAEEAPALGAVSGGVKAAPASAAQAETAEQYEAENPGVEDAQVLPGTGRGTADEVGGGGAATGDGPVGLPLHRPAAGPPPRAGEDFKALASPAVRARAADLGVDLSQVKSDSDRIRHADLDAFLRYGSGQGYHAPHASRARDDEQVKVIGMRRRIAENMAASKRNIPHFTYVDEIDVTALEAMRADLNANRGGRPKLTMLPLLIVAICRTLPEFPMLNARYDDEAGVVTRSGRVHLGMATQTDAGLTVPVIRDAQDRNVWQLATEITRLAEAARANKLAPTEMGGGTITVTSLGPLGGVATTPVINRPEVAIIGPNKIVERPVFQGDDIVRAKLMNLSISCDHRVVDGWDAASYVQALRKYLETPVLLFAD, via the coding sequence ATGGCGCGTTTCACTTTCAAGCTGCCGGATATCGGCGAGGGCATTTCCGAGGCCGAGATCGTCGCGTGGCACGTGGCGGTCGGCGACCGGGTCGAGGAAGATCAGCAGATCGCCGACATGATGACCGACAAGGCGACGGTCGAAATGGAATCACCGGTGTCGGGGACGGTCGTCGAGCTGGCGGGCGAGGTCGGCGATCAGGTGTCGATCGGCGCGGCGCTGGTGGTGATCGAAACCGATGCGGCGGACGTGTCGGCAGAGGAGGCGCCTGCGCTGGGGGCGGTTTCGGGCGGGGTGAAGGCTGCACCCGCAAGCGCTGCGCAGGCCGAGACGGCGGAGCAATATGAGGCGGAGAATCCGGGGGTTGAGGATGCTCAAGTCCTCCCCGGAACGGGGAGGGGGACCGCCGACGAAGTCGGTGGTGGAGGGGCAGCCACAGGCGATGGCCCCGTTGGGCTGCCCCTCCACCGTCCTGCGGCCGGTCCCCCTCCCCGTGCCGGGGAGGATTTTAAGGCACTCGCCTCGCCCGCCGTGCGCGCTCGCGCGGCGGACCTTGGCGTCGACTTGTCGCAAGTAAAGTCCGACTCCGACCGCATCCGGCACGCCGATCTTGACGCATTCCTGCGTTATGGTTCGGGGCAGGGCTACCACGCGCCCCACGCCAGCCGCGCGCGCGACGACGAGCAGGTCAAGGTCATCGGGATGCGGCGGCGCATTGCGGAGAACATGGCGGCGTCGAAGCGCAATATCCCGCATTTCACCTATGTCGACGAAATCGACGTGACCGCGCTGGAGGCGATGCGCGCCGACCTGAACGCGAATCGCGGGGGGCGGCCGAAGCTGACGATGCTGCCGCTGCTGATCGTCGCGATCTGCCGCACGTTGCCCGAATTCCCGATGCTCAATGCGCGGTATGACGACGAGGCGGGCGTGGTGACGCGGTCGGGCCGCGTCCATCTCGGCATGGCGACGCAGACCGATGCGGGGCTGACCGTGCCGGTGATTCGCGATGCGCAGGATAGGAACGTCTGGCAGCTCGCGACCGAGATTACCCGGCTGGCCGAGGCGGCGCGGGCGAACAAGCTGGCGCCGACCGAGATGGGCGGGGGGACGATCACCGTCACGTCGCTGGGGCCGCTGGGTGGCGTGGCGACGACGCCGGTCATCAACCGGCCAGAGGTCGCGATCATCGGGCCGAACAAGATTGTCGAGCGTCCGGTGTTTCAGGGTGACGACATCGTGCGTGCAAAGCTGATGAACCTGTCGATCAGCTGCGACCACCGCGTGGTCGATGGTTGGGACGCGGCAAGCTACGTCCAGGCGCTGCGCAAGTATCTGGAAACGCCGGTGCTGTTGTTCGCGGATTGA
- a CDS encoding 3-methyl-2-oxobutanoate dehydrogenase (2-methylpropanoyl-transferring) subunit alpha, translating to MAADTRTNLQPLSLHVPEPKFRPGDAVDFAAVDVPPAGSARRPDTADAASGFTDLAYTLVRVLDDDGRAVGPWDPKLSPDRLRAMLRHMALVRAFDERMFRAQRQGKTSFYMKCTGEEAVAVAAAYALDRDDMCFPSYRQQGLLIARDWSMVDMMNQIYSNKGDRLQGKQLPIMYSVKEAGFFSISGNLATQYPQAVGWAMASAAKGDTRISAVWCGEGSTAEGDFHSACTFASVYRAPVIMNVVNNQWAISSFSGFAGAEATTFAARAVGYGIAGLRVDGNDALAVYAATLWAAERARTNAGPTLIEHFTYRAEGHSTSDDPGQYRSAGEPNAWPLGDPIRRLKDHLIALREWDEERHVAQDKELAEAVKAAQKEAEKNGILGHGLHQPLDTLFDGVFEEMPWHLREQQAQMLAEETASGRPWDRK from the coding sequence ATGGCCGCGGACACCCGCACCAATCTGCAACCGCTGTCGCTGCACGTGCCGGAGCCGAAGTTCCGCCCCGGCGATGCGGTCGATTTCGCGGCGGTCGACGTGCCGCCTGCCGGGTCCGCGCGGCGGCCCGATACTGCGGATGCGGCGAGCGGGTTCACCGATCTGGCCTATACGCTCGTCCGCGTGCTGGATGACGACGGGCGGGCGGTGGGGCCGTGGGATCCCAAGCTCAGCCCCGATCGGCTGCGTGCGATGTTGCGGCACATGGCGCTGGTGCGCGCGTTCGACGAACGAATGTTCCGCGCGCAGCGGCAGGGCAAGACCAGCTTCTACATGAAATGCACCGGCGAGGAGGCGGTGGCGGTGGCGGCGGCCTATGCGCTGGACCGCGACGACATGTGCTTCCCGTCCTATCGGCAGCAGGGCCTGCTGATCGCGCGCGACTGGTCGATGGTCGACATGATGAACCAGATCTATTCGAACAAGGGCGACCGGCTGCAGGGCAAGCAATTGCCGATCATGTATTCGGTGAAGGAGGCCGGGTTCTTCTCGATCTCGGGCAATCTGGCGACGCAATATCCGCAGGCGGTGGGCTGGGCGATGGCCAGCGCGGCGAAAGGCGATACGCGGATTTCGGCGGTGTGGTGCGGGGAGGGTTCCACCGCGGAGGGGGATTTCCATTCCGCTTGCACGTTTGCATCTGTCTATCGTGCGCCGGTGATCATGAACGTGGTCAACAACCAGTGGGCGATCAGCAGCTTTTCGGGCTTTGCGGGGGCGGAGGCGACGACCTTTGCGGCGCGGGCGGTGGGCTATGGCATCGCCGGCCTCAGGGTCGACGGGAACGATGCGCTGGCGGTCTATGCCGCGACCTTGTGGGCGGCCGAGCGCGCGCGGACCAATGCCGGGCCGACGTTGATTGAGCATTTCACGTACCGCGCGGAGGGGCATTCGACCTCGGACGATCCGGGGCAGTATCGCTCGGCGGGGGAGCCGAATGCGTGGCCGCTGGGCGATCCGATCCGGCGGTTGAAGGATCATTTGATTGCTCTCCGCGAATGGGACGAGGAGCGGCACGTCGCGCAGGACAAGGAGCTCGCCGAGGCGGTGAAGGCGGCGCAGAAGGAGGCCGAGAAGAACGGCATCCTGGGGCACGGGCTGCACCAGCCGCTGGATACGCTGTTCGACGGCGTGTTCGAGGAGATGCCGTGGCATCTTCGCGAGCAGCAGGCGCAAATGCTGGCCGAAGAGACCGCGAGCGGTCGGCCGTGGGACCGGAAGTGA